A window of Marispirochaeta aestuarii contains these coding sequences:
- a CDS encoding bile acid:sodium symporter family protein, protein MGGLVTGFLFADYASNAAVVLPYALFFIVFVVGTSCTLESFRSVITDPRGFFIALGVIFILMPLIGYLMGFFFHSGTPAYAAGHFLLSVTPVAITSMVWTGIAGGHIALSLALVTVVTLVSGVNIPFQMAFFMGKVVEFDALALTGSLSRTIVIPVILGLALRNRAPKAVVPLRPYFDLVTKLMMLVIITVNGAVVRPYVQGFDWEIIRLFLLVGLHNFLNFFSALAVAALFLGRRHMALPSVVYASSMKNTAAGIVIALNYFGPVVALPVVFSMMMQQFWAGAVYRIMNRLKG, encoded by the coding sequence ATGGGCGGTCTCGTAACCGGCTTTTTATTCGCTGATTATGCCTCCAATGCCGCAGTGGTTCTTCCCTACGCCCTGTTTTTTATTGTTTTTGTGGTGGGTACCTCCTGTACCCTGGAAAGTTTCCGCAGTGTAATCACCGACCCCAGGGGGTTTTTTATCGCCCTTGGCGTGATATTTATTCTCATGCCTCTTATCGGTTACCTGATGGGTTTTTTCTTCCATTCCGGGACCCCGGCTTATGCTGCGGGACACTTCCTGCTCTCCGTGACGCCGGTGGCCATTACGTCCATGGTATGGACCGGCATTGCAGGAGGTCATATCGCCCTCTCCCTTGCCCTGGTTACAGTGGTGACCCTGGTGAGCGGGGTCAATATCCCCTTTCAAATGGCTTTTTTCATGGGAAAAGTGGTCGAATTCGACGCCCTGGCACTGACAGGAAGTCTCTCCCGCACCATTGTCATACCCGTCATACTCGGCCTTGCCCTGCGAAACCGGGCGCCGAAGGCGGTTGTGCCCCTTCGTCCATACTTTGACCTTGTTACAAAGTTGATGATGCTGGTGATTATTACCGTAAACGGCGCGGTGGTTCGACCCTATGTACAGGGTTTCGACTGGGAGATTATTCGCCTGTTTCTGCTTGTGGGGCTGCATAATTTCCTGAACTTTTTTTCCGCCCTGGCTGTGGCAGCTCTTTTTCTGGGAAGGAGACACATGGCCCTCCCTTCGGTGGTTTACGCTTCATCCATGAAGAATACTGCGGCGGGTATAGTAATTGCGCTGAACTACTTCGGCCCCGTCGTGGCCCTGCCGGTCGTGTTCAGCATGATGATGCAGCAGTTCTGGGCAGGGGCCGTATACCGGATTATGAACAGATTAAAGGGGTGA